The proteins below come from a single Streptomyces sp. M92 genomic window:
- a CDS encoding GH92 family glycosyl hydrolase, giving the protein MRYRVRHRWGPAVVLTTAFAVAAGSQGAAVALPAAPAKTDREFASSFEADDPLPDWRDTVDTGPGGKKRSSGVDGGYRTGIPGNVTDRVTEVRAGAENTGGGEVKENLVDGEPTTKWLAFERTGWVEFDLDEPARIAKYALTSANDHDERDPADWTLKGSADGESWQTLDSRSGQSFGERFETKTYELDGPAEYRHFRLEITRNNGGDILQLADVQLATADTETPVPEDMLSHVDRGPTGSPTAKAGAGFTGTRALKYAGRHTSDGRAYSYNKVFDVDVKVERRTELSYKIFPSMADGDLDYDATNVAVDLAFTDGTYLSDLQATDQHGFPLTPRGQGDAKILYVNQWNSVRSGIGSVAAGKTVDRILVAYDSPKGPAKFRGWLDDVEIERARPERPKAHLSDYALTTRGTNSSGGFSRGNNIPATAVPHGFNFWVPVTNAGSLSWLYDYARGNNADNLPTLQAFSASHEPSPWMGDRQTFQVMPSAASGTPDTGREQRELAFRHENETARPYYYGVRFENGLKAEMAPTDHAAMMRFTYPGDDASVVFDNVEDQAGLTLDEENGTFHGYSDVKSGLSTGATRLFVYGEFDAKVTGGDSSGVKGHLRFDAGKDRTVTLRIATSLISVDQAKDNLRQEIPERASFDKVKRDARKQWDRILGKVEVEGATQDQLTTLYSSLYRLYLYPNAGHEKVDGKYKYASPFSKAVKEDTPTETGAKIVDGKVYVNNGFWDTYRTTWPAYSFLTPAKAGELVDGFVQHYKDGSWTSRWSSPGYADLMTGTSSDVAFADAYVKGVDFDAKAAYDAAVKNATAVPPSSGVGRKGMATSPFLGYTSTETHEGMSWALEGYLNDYGIAKMGEKLYEETGEKRYKEESAYFLNRAQDYVNMFDAKAGFFQGKDLAGEWRVESEKYDPRVWGHDYTETNGWGYAFTAPQDSRGLANLYGGRKGLADKLDEYLSTPETASPEFVGSYGGVIHEMTEARDVRMGMYGHSNQVAHHALYMYDAAGQPYKTQKNVREVLSRLYTGSDIGQGYHGDEDNGEQSAWFLFSALGFYPLVMGSGEYAIGSPLFKKATVHLENGRELVVEAPKNSNRNIYVQGLKVNGKRWNSTALPHDLIARGGVLEFDMGPRPSSWATDDGSAPVSITKDDEVPTPRTDVTEGDGALLDNTSATEAAVTSVDLPVSDEGAEAVQYTLTSPADGAKAPAGWKLQGSADGTAWRTLDERSGESFAWDRQTRAFTVKSPGTYQRYRLVLDGEHTLAEVELLA; this is encoded by the coding sequence ATGCGGTACAGAGTTCGGCACAGATGGGGTCCGGCGGTCGTGTTGACGACCGCCTTCGCCGTGGCGGCGGGTTCGCAGGGGGCGGCGGTCGCGCTGCCCGCCGCGCCCGCGAAGACCGACCGGGAGTTCGCGTCCTCGTTCGAGGCGGACGACCCGCTTCCGGACTGGCGCGACACGGTGGACACGGGGCCGGGAGGGAAGAAGCGCTCCTCGGGCGTGGACGGCGGCTACCGCACCGGCATACCGGGCAATGTCACCGACCGCGTCACCGAGGTACGGGCCGGCGCCGAGAACACGGGCGGCGGGGAGGTGAAGGAGAACCTCGTCGACGGTGAGCCCACCACCAAGTGGCTGGCGTTCGAGAGGACCGGCTGGGTCGAGTTCGACCTGGACGAACCGGCGAGGATCGCCAAGTACGCCCTCACCTCGGCCAACGACCACGACGAGCGCGACCCCGCCGACTGGACGCTCAAGGGGTCGGCGGACGGCGAGTCCTGGCAGACCCTGGACAGCCGCTCGGGCCAGTCCTTCGGCGAGCGCTTCGAGACGAAGACCTACGAACTGGACGGACCGGCCGAATACCGGCACTTCCGGCTGGAGATCACCAGGAACAACGGCGGGGACATCCTCCAGCTCGCCGACGTGCAGCTGGCCACCGCCGACACCGAGACGCCCGTCCCCGAGGACATGCTCTCGCACGTGGACCGGGGACCGACGGGCTCGCCGACGGCGAAGGCGGGCGCCGGCTTCACCGGTACGCGCGCCCTGAAGTACGCGGGCCGGCACACCTCGGACGGCCGGGCGTACTCGTACAACAAGGTCTTCGACGTCGATGTCAAGGTCGAGCGCCGCACCGAACTGAGCTACAAGATCTTCCCGTCCATGGCGGACGGCGACCTCGACTACGACGCCACGAACGTCGCCGTCGACCTCGCCTTCACCGACGGCACCTACCTGAGCGACCTCCAGGCCACCGACCAGCACGGGTTCCCGCTGACGCCGCGCGGTCAGGGCGACGCCAAGATCCTCTACGTCAACCAGTGGAACAGCGTGCGGTCGGGGATCGGGTCGGTCGCGGCCGGCAAGACCGTCGACCGGATTCTGGTGGCGTACGACTCCCCCAAGGGTCCGGCGAAGTTCCGGGGCTGGCTGGACGACGTGGAGATCGAGCGGGCCAGGCCCGAGCGGCCCAAGGCCCACCTGTCCGACTACGCGCTCACCACCCGCGGCACCAACTCCAGCGGCGGCTTCTCGCGCGGCAACAACATCCCGGCGACCGCCGTGCCGCACGGCTTCAACTTCTGGGTCCCGGTGACCAACGCCGGTTCGCTGAGCTGGCTGTACGACTACGCGCGCGGCAACAACGCGGACAATCTGCCCACTCTCCAGGCGTTCAGCGCGAGCCACGAGCCGAGCCCCTGGATGGGCGACCGGCAGACCTTCCAGGTGATGCCGTCCGCGGCCTCCGGCACCCCGGACACCGGCCGGGAGCAGCGCGAGCTGGCCTTCCGGCACGAGAACGAGACGGCCAGGCCGTACTACTACGGCGTGCGCTTCGAGAACGGTCTGAAGGCCGAGATGGCGCCCACCGACCACGCGGCGATGATGCGCTTCACCTACCCCGGTGACGACGCGAGCGTGGTCTTCGACAACGTGGAGGACCAGGCCGGTCTGACCCTGGACGAGGAGAACGGCACCTTCCACGGCTACTCGGACGTCAAGTCCGGGCTCTCCACGGGCGCCACCCGCCTCTTCGTCTACGGCGAGTTCGACGCCAAGGTCACCGGCGGCGACTCCAGCGGCGTCAAGGGCCACCTGCGCTTCGACGCGGGCAAGGACCGCACCGTGACGCTGCGCATCGCGACCTCGCTGATCAGCGTCGACCAGGCGAAGGACAATCTGCGCCAGGAGATCCCGGAGCGCGCCTCCTTCGACAAGGTCAAGCGCGACGCCCGCAAGCAGTGGGACCGCATCCTCGGCAAGGTCGAGGTCGAGGGCGCCACGCAGGACCAGCTGACCACCCTCTACTCCAGCCTCTACCGGCTGTACCTGTACCCGAACGCGGGCCACGAGAAGGTCGACGGGAAGTACAAGTACGCCTCCCCGTTCTCCAAGGCGGTCAAGGAGGACACCCCGACCGAGACCGGCGCCAAGATCGTGGACGGCAAGGTCTACGTCAACAACGGCTTCTGGGACACGTACCGGACCACCTGGCCCGCGTACTCCTTCCTGACCCCGGCCAAGGCCGGTGAGCTGGTCGACGGCTTCGTGCAGCACTACAAGGACGGCAGCTGGACCTCCCGCTGGTCCTCCCCGGGCTACGCGGACCTGATGACCGGCACCTCCTCGGACGTGGCGTTCGCCGACGCGTACGTCAAGGGCGTCGACTTCGACGCGAAGGCGGCGTACGACGCGGCCGTCAAGAACGCCACCGCCGTGCCCCCGTCCTCGGGCGTGGGCCGCAAGGGCATGGCGACCTCACCGTTCCTCGGCTACACCAGCACCGAGACGCACGAGGGCATGTCGTGGGCGCTGGAGGGCTACCTCAACGACTACGGCATCGCGAAGATGGGCGAGAAGCTCTACGAGGAGACCGGCGAGAAGCGGTACAAGGAGGAGTCGGCGTACTTCCTGAACCGCGCCCAGGACTACGTCAACATGTTCGACGCGAAGGCCGGCTTCTTCCAGGGCAAGGACCTCGCGGGCGAGTGGCGCGTGGAGTCCGAGAAGTACGACCCGCGCGTGTGGGGCCACGACTACACGGAGACCAACGGCTGGGGCTACGCCTTCACCGCCCCGCAGGACAGCCGTGGCCTCGCCAACCTGTACGGCGGCAGGAAGGGCCTGGCCGACAAGCTCGACGAGTACCTGTCCACGCCCGAGACGGCCTCTCCGGAGTTCGTCGGCTCCTACGGCGGTGTCATCCACGAGATGACCGAGGCGCGCGACGTCCGCATGGGCATGTACGGGCACTCCAACCAGGTCGCCCACCACGCCCTGTACATGTACGACGCGGCCGGGCAGCCGTACAAGACGCAGAAGAACGTCCGCGAGGTGCTCTCCCGCCTCTACACCGGCAGCGACATCGGGCAGGGCTACCACGGCGACGAGGACAACGGCGAGCAGTCAGCCTGGTTCCTCTTCTCCGCGCTCGGCTTCTACCCGCTGGTGATGGGCAGCGGCGAGTACGCCATCGGCTCCCCGCTGTTCAAGAAGGCGACCGTGCACCTGGAGAACGGCCGCGAGCTGGTCGTCGAGGCTCCGAAGAACAGCAACCGGAACATCTACGTGCAGGGCCTGAAGGTCAACGGCAAGCGCTGGAACTCCACCGCGCTCCCCCACGACCTGATCGCCCGGGGCGGTGTCCTGGAGTTCGACATGGGCCCGCGGCCGTCCTCGTGGGCCACCGACGACGGCTCGGCACCGGTGTCGATCACCAAGGACGACGAGGTCCCGACCCCGCGCACGGACGTGACCGAGGGCGACGGCGCCCTGCTCGACAACACGTCGGCCACGGAGGCGGCCGTGACCTCGGTGGACCTGCCGGTGTCCGACGAGGGCGCCGAGGCGGTCCAGTACACGCTGACGTCGCCGGCGGACGGCGCGAAGGCCCCGGCGGGCTGGAAGCTCCAGGGGTCGGCCGACGGCACGGCCTGGCGGACGCTGGACGAGCGCTCGGGCGAGTCCTTCGCCTGGGACCGGCAGACCCGGGCGTTCACGGTGAAGTCGCCGGGGACCTACCAGAGGTACCGTCTGGTGCTCGACGGCGAGCACACGCTGGCGGAGGTGGAGCTGCTGGCGTAG
- the ngcE gene encoding N-acetylglucosamine/diacetylchitobiose ABC transporter substrate-binding protein gives MGSFAVACSSPSSEGKDSGGGPKGEKSAQNPFGVAANSTVEAAIFDGGYGTDYVDYANQVLGSQVKGLKVEVKPVVDIAPQLQPRFVGGNPPDLIDNSGEDQIGFLGILDQLEELDDLFEANTYEGKKIADIVYPGVKAPGTFKDKFVALNYVMTVYGVWYSKTLFEENGWTPPKTWDEALDLGQQAKKKGKYLFVHGKEAATYYRTLLIDSAIKEGGDEVRLALENLEKGCWSHPAVQGVIKVMETMVKQKMFVPGGSGTQFQKAQAIWSNDQKALLYPSGGWIENEMKKATKADFQMTGIPSMTLTDKPALPYESLRAAAGEPFIVPKQGKNPAGGKEVLRAMLSEKAAANFSKTKLAPTIVKGTVPADGYGSTALVSQTTMLEAAGTNIFNYMFVETYGLNTDQLVPWNSFLAGDLDGKGLTSALQKISDKVREDDSVEKVKVS, from the coding sequence GTGGGCTCGTTCGCGGTCGCGTGCAGCTCTCCCTCCAGCGAGGGCAAGGACAGCGGCGGCGGCCCGAAGGGCGAGAAGAGCGCCCAGAACCCGTTCGGTGTCGCCGCGAACTCCACGGTCGAAGCGGCCATCTTCGACGGCGGCTACGGCACCGACTACGTCGACTACGCCAACCAGGTGCTCGGCAGCCAGGTCAAGGGCCTCAAGGTCGAGGTCAAGCCGGTCGTCGACATCGCCCCCCAGCTCCAGCCCCGTTTCGTCGGCGGCAACCCGCCGGACCTCATCGACAACTCCGGTGAGGACCAGATCGGCTTCCTCGGCATCCTCGACCAGCTCGAGGAACTCGACGACCTCTTCGAGGCCAACACCTACGAGGGCAAGAAGATCGCCGACATCGTCTACCCCGGCGTCAAGGCCCCCGGCACGTTCAAGGACAAGTTCGTCGCGCTCAACTACGTGATGACGGTGTACGGCGTCTGGTACTCGAAGACTCTCTTCGAGGAGAACGGCTGGACCCCGCCGAAGACCTGGGACGAGGCGCTCGACCTCGGCCAGCAGGCGAAGAAGAAGGGCAAGTACCTCTTCGTCCACGGCAAGGAGGCGGCGACCTACTACCGCACCCTCCTGATCGACTCGGCGATCAAGGAGGGCGGCGACGAGGTCCGGCTCGCCCTGGAGAACCTGGAGAAGGGCTGCTGGTCGCACCCGGCCGTCCAGGGCGTCATCAAGGTCATGGAGACCATGGTCAAGCAGAAGATGTTCGTCCCCGGTGGCTCCGGCACCCAGTTCCAGAAGGCGCAGGCGATCTGGAGCAACGACCAGAAGGCGCTGCTCTACCCGTCCGGTGGCTGGATCGAGAACGAGATGAAGAAGGCCACCAAGGCGGACTTCCAGATGACCGGAATCCCGTCGATGACGCTCACCGACAAGCCGGCGCTGCCCTACGAGTCGCTCCGCGCGGCCGCCGGTGAACCGTTCATCGTGCCCAAGCAGGGCAAGAACCCGGCCGGCGGCAAGGAAGTGCTGCGGGCGATGCTGTCGGAGAAGGCGGCCGCCAACTTCTCCAAGACGAAGCTGGCCCCGACGATCGTCAAGGGCACCGTGCCCGCCGACGGCTACGGATCGACGGCCCTCGTCTCGCAGACGACGATGCTGGAGGCCGCGGGCACCAACATCTTCAACTACATGTTCGTCGAGACCTACGGGTTGAACACCGACCAGCTGGTGCCGTGGAACTCGTTCCTCGCCGGTGACCTCGACGGAAAGGGGCTGACCTCGGCCCTGCAGAAGATCTCCGACAAGGTCCGGGAAGACGATTCCGTCGAGAAGGTCAAGGTCAGCTAG
- a CDS encoding carbohydrate ABC transporter permease has translation MKDTIPTAETASRRPEPAARGGRPRRRKLTFDRVTFFLAFLGVPLAIFVIFVLIPFGQAIFWGMTDWRGFSPDYDFVGFDNFTKMFQDDIFLKALRNVALLAAFVPLVTLTLALGVAVAVTLGGPSKGPVRGIRGASFYRIISFFPYVVPAIIVGLIWAQMFDPNAGLLNGVLTGLGLDQFETFAWLGEKATAMPALMFVIVWGLVGFYAVLFIAAIKGVPAELYEAARIDGAGRFRTTVSVTLPAIRDSVQTAYIYLGIAALDAFVYVQAMVPNGGPANSTLTISQRLFNVAFAKQQFGYATAMGVVLAVVTLVFAALVFLVNRLTGGGEGESKRKAPGSRARRAAAKGGAR, from the coding sequence ATGAAAGACACGATCCCCACTGCCGAAACCGCGAGCCGCCGGCCCGAGCCGGCCGCTCGCGGCGGGCGGCCACGGCGCCGCAAGCTCACGTTCGACCGGGTGACGTTCTTCCTCGCGTTCCTCGGTGTCCCGCTGGCCATCTTCGTGATCTTCGTTCTGATCCCGTTCGGCCAGGCGATCTTCTGGGGAATGACCGACTGGCGCGGCTTCAGCCCGGACTACGACTTCGTCGGCTTCGACAACTTCACGAAGATGTTCCAGGACGACATCTTCCTGAAGGCGTTGCGCAACGTCGCACTCCTCGCGGCCTTCGTACCGCTGGTGACCCTGACGCTCGCCCTCGGGGTCGCCGTGGCCGTCACCCTGGGCGGGCCCAGCAAGGGCCCCGTCCGAGGGATCCGGGGAGCCTCGTTCTACCGGATCATCTCGTTCTTCCCCTACGTCGTGCCGGCGATCATCGTCGGTCTCATCTGGGCGCAGATGTTCGACCCGAACGCCGGCCTGCTCAACGGCGTCCTCACCGGCCTCGGCCTCGACCAGTTCGAGACGTTCGCGTGGCTGGGCGAGAAGGCGACCGCGATGCCGGCCCTGATGTTCGTCATCGTCTGGGGGCTCGTCGGGTTCTACGCGGTGCTCTTCATCGCCGCGATCAAGGGCGTTCCCGCCGAGCTGTACGAGGCGGCGAGGATCGACGGGGCCGGCCGGTTCCGCACCACGGTCTCGGTCACCTTGCCGGCGATCCGGGACAGCGTGCAGACGGCGTACATCTACCTGGGCATCGCCGCCCTCGACGCGTTCGTCTACGTCCAGGCGATGGTGCCGAACGGCGGCCCGGCCAACTCGACCCTGACGATCAGCCAGCGTCTGTTCAACGTCGCTTTCGCCAAGCAGCAGTTCGGCTACGCCACCGCGATGGGCGTCGTCCTCGCCGTCGTCACCCTGGTGTTCGCGGCGCTGGTGTTCCTCGTCAACCGCCTCACGGGCGGCGGCGAGGGCGAGAGCAAGAGGAAAGCACCTGGGTCCAGGGCTCGGCGTGCCGCAGCCAAGGGAGGTGCCCGGTGA
- a CDS encoding carbohydrate ABC transporter permease, which yields MSVIAADRKPASDRKPASDRKLTRAAASSDRRFAAISHALLILWSVIVIVPMLWVLMSSFKSTGEILSSPFSLPDDWRFENYANAWTDANIGKYFLNSVIVVVSALILVMLLGAMCAYVLARFEFPGRRLIYYVMLAGLTFPVFLAIVPLFFQLQNFGLLNTRPGLILTYVAFALPFTMFFLYSFFRSLPHDVYEAALIDGAGDWRAFFQVMLPMARPGMAAVAIFNFLGLWNQFLLPVALNTDQDKWVLTQGMAAYASSQVYDIDYGALFAAIVITVVPVLLVYCVFQRRIAGSVSQGTFR from the coding sequence GTGAGCGTCATCGCCGCCGACCGGAAGCCGGCCAGTGACCGGAAACCGGCGAGCGACCGCAAGCTGACGAGGGCCGCCGCGAGCAGCGACCGCAGATTCGCGGCGATCTCGCACGCCCTGCTGATCCTGTGGTCCGTGATCGTGATCGTGCCCATGCTGTGGGTGCTGATGTCGTCGTTCAAATCGACCGGCGAGATCCTTTCGTCGCCGTTCTCGCTGCCGGATGACTGGCGCTTCGAGAACTACGCGAACGCGTGGACCGACGCGAACATCGGGAAGTACTTCCTGAATTCCGTGATCGTCGTGGTCTCGGCGCTGATCCTGGTGATGCTGCTCGGCGCGATGTGCGCCTACGTTCTCGCCCGGTTCGAGTTCCCCGGACGCCGGCTGATCTATTACGTGATGCTCGCGGGCCTGACTTTCCCGGTTTTCCTGGCGATCGTTCCGCTCTTCTTCCAGCTGCAGAACTTCGGGCTGCTGAACACCCGTCCCGGACTGATCCTCACCTACGTCGCGTTTGCGCTGCCGTTCACGATGTTCTTCCTCTATTCGTTCTTCCGGTCGCTGCCGCACGACGTGTACGAGGCCGCGCTGATCGACGGTGCCGGGGACTGGCGGGCGTTCTTCCAGGTGATGCTGCCGATGGCCCGTCCGGGCATGGCCGCGGTGGCGATCTTCAACTTCCTGGGCCTGTGGAACCAGTTCCTGCTGCCGGTGGCGCTCAACACCGACCAGGACAAGTGGGTCCTCACCCAGGGCATGGCCGCCTACGCGTCCTCGCAGGTGTACGACATCGACTACGGCGCGCTGTTCGCGGCGATCGTGATCACGGTGGTGCCCGTACTGCTCGTGTACTGCGTCTTCCAGCGGCGTATCGCCGGTTCGGTGTCGCAGGGCACCTTCCGCTGA
- a CDS encoding ROK family transcriptional regulator — METPGSQSSLHRANLERVVRAVRLAGSLTQAEIARTTGLSAATVSNIVRELKEGGTVEVTPTSAGGRRARSVSLSGDAGIVIGVDFGHTHLRVAVGNLAHQVLAEESEPLDVDASAAQGFDRAEQLVSRLIEATGVDRSKIAGVGLGVPGPIDVESGTLGSTAILPGWGGTKPAEELRGRLGVPVHVDNDANLGALGELVWGSGRGVRDLAYIKVASGVGAGLVISGKIYRGPGGTAGEIGHITLDEAGPVCRCGNRGCLETFASARYVLPLLQPSHGTDLTMEGVVRLARDGDPGCRRVIADVGRHIGSGVANLCNLLNPSRVVLGGDLAEAGELVLGPIRESVGRYAIPSAARQLSVFSGALGGRAEVLGALALALSEMGDSTLLDGTATGGLPVASPAFT, encoded by the coding sequence ATGGAGACTCCCGGGTCGCAGTCTTCGCTGCACCGAGCCAACCTGGAACGGGTCGTACGAGCGGTACGGCTCGCCGGTTCGCTCACGCAGGCGGAGATCGCGAGGACGACGGGGCTGTCCGCGGCCACGGTCTCGAACATCGTCCGGGAACTGAAGGAAGGCGGGACGGTCGAGGTCACGCCCACCTCGGCGGGCGGCCGCCGGGCCCGCAGCGTCTCGCTGAGCGGGGACGCCGGTATCGTCATCGGCGTGGACTTCGGGCACACCCACCTGCGCGTCGCGGTGGGCAACCTCGCCCACCAGGTGCTCGCCGAGGAGTCCGAGCCGCTGGACGTGGACGCGTCCGCCGCGCAGGGCTTCGACCGGGCGGAGCAGCTGGTCAGCCGGCTGATCGAGGCGACCGGCGTCGACCGCTCCAAGATCGCCGGAGTGGGTCTCGGCGTACCCGGCCCGATCGACGTGGAGTCCGGAACGCTGGGGTCGACCGCCATCCTGCCCGGCTGGGGCGGCACCAAGCCCGCCGAGGAGCTGCGGGGGCGGCTCGGCGTGCCGGTGCACGTGGACAACGACGCCAACCTCGGGGCCCTCGGCGAGCTGGTCTGGGGCAGCGGGCGGGGCGTGCGGGACCTGGCCTACATCAAGGTCGCCAGCGGCGTCGGCGCCGGCCTGGTGATCAGCGGCAAGATCTACCGCGGCCCCGGCGGCACGGCGGGCGAGATCGGGCACATCACCCTCGACGAGGCCGGCCCGGTCTGCCGCTGCGGCAACCGGGGCTGCCTGGAGACCTTCGCCTCCGCCCGCTACGTGCTGCCGCTGCTGCAGCCGAGCCACGGCACCGACCTCACCATGGAGGGCGTCGTGCGGCTCGCGCGGGACGGCGACCCGGGCTGCCGGCGTGTGATCGCCGACGTCGGCCGGCACATCGGCAGCGGCGTCGCCAACCTCTGCAACCTGCTCAACCCGAGCCGCGTCGTCCTCGGCGGCGACCTCGCGGAGGCCGGTGAGCTGGTGCTCGGGCCGATCCGGGAGTCCGTCGGCCGGTACGCGATCCCCAGCGCGGCGCGTCAGCTCTCCGTCTTCTCCGGGGCCCTCGGGGGCCGCGCCGAGGTGCTCGGCGCGCTCGCCCTGGCGCTCAGCGAGATGGGCGATTCGACCCTCTTGGACGGAACTGCGACCGGTGGTCTGCCGGTGGCCTCCCCTGCCTTCACTTAG
- a CDS encoding ABC transporter substrate-binding protein: MRRAAVAVATTAMAVSLAACGSAKEADDSKDSSSDSAAKKGDAIKVGLLLPENQTARYEKFDKPLIEKKVKELTNGKGEVVYANAKQDATLQAQQVDTMITNKVDVLIVDAVDSKAIAGSITKAEQADIPVVAYDRLAEGPIDAYTSFDNVTVGKTQGEALLKALGDKAKDGQIVMMNGSSTDPNAGQFKEGAHSVLDGKVNIGREYDTKEWKPENANANMQAAISAIGKDKIIGVYSANDGMAGGIITALKRAGIADIPVTGQDAELAGVQRIITGEQYMSVYKSYPQEAAVAGEMAVALAKGESLDSIATSKSDSATTKGVPSVLVPVVSLTKDNIKETVIKEGFYTLDEICAGNYKAACDKIGLK; this comes from the coding sequence ATGCGTCGTGCCGCCGTTGCCGTTGCCACCACCGCGATGGCAGTCTCGCTTGCCGCCTGTGGCAGCGCCAAGGAGGCCGACGACAGCAAGGACTCGTCTTCCGACTCGGCCGCCAAGAAGGGCGACGCCATCAAGGTCGGACTGCTGCTTCCGGAGAACCAGACCGCGCGCTACGAGAAGTTCGACAAGCCCTTGATCGAGAAGAAGGTCAAGGAGCTGACGAACGGCAAGGGCGAGGTCGTCTACGCCAACGCCAAGCAGGACGCCACGCTGCAGGCGCAGCAGGTCGACACGATGATCACCAACAAGGTCGACGTGCTGATCGTGGACGCGGTGGACTCCAAGGCCATCGCCGGCTCCATCACCAAGGCCGAGCAGGCGGACATCCCGGTCGTCGCCTACGACCGCCTGGCCGAGGGCCCGATCGACGCCTACACCTCGTTCGACAACGTCACGGTCGGCAAGACCCAGGGCGAGGCCCTGCTGAAGGCGCTGGGCGACAAGGCCAAGGACGGCCAGATCGTCATGATGAACGGCTCCTCCACCGACCCGAACGCCGGCCAGTTCAAGGAGGGCGCCCACTCCGTCCTCGACGGCAAGGTGAACATCGGCCGCGAGTACGACACCAAGGAGTGGAAGCCGGAGAACGCCAACGCCAACATGCAGGCCGCGATCTCCGCGATCGGCAAGGACAAGATCATCGGCGTGTACTCCGCCAACGACGGCATGGCGGGCGGCATCATCACCGCCCTCAAGCGCGCGGGCATCGCCGACATCCCGGTCACCGGCCAGGACGCCGAACTCGCGGGCGTGCAGCGGATCATCACCGGCGAGCAGTACATGAGCGTCTACAAGTCCTACCCGCAGGAGGCCGCGGTCGCCGGTGAGATGGCCGTCGCCCTCGCCAAGGGCGAGTCGCTCGACTCCATCGCCACCAGCAAGTCCGACAGCGCCACCACCAAGGGCGTCCCGTCGGTGCTCGTCCCGGTCGTCTCGCTGACCAAGGACAACATCAAGGAGACCGTCATCAAGGAGGGCTTCTACACCCTCGACGAGATCTGCGCCGGCAACTACAAGGCCGCCTGCGACAAGATCGGCCTCAAGTAA